The following coding sequences lie in one Arachis ipaensis cultivar K30076 chromosome B03, Araip1.1, whole genome shotgun sequence genomic window:
- the LOC107633178 gene encoding uncharacterized protein LOC107633178: MACKTSQGALASTTHSFVPQTRSSIWNLEIQVGQLSKRIPEIPSNTLPSNTEVNPNEEYRALSMEVVIEPKEEPVVEELKEFRKHEETDKVTLHAPLLREELEEYSSSEDDEESREEQIAWYLAIFRKLKANSSHTEALKGEYELVILAKECSALVQKKLPQKLLDLGSSLIPCTIGTITFEKALCDLGSSINLMPLSVMKRLGILEVQCSTISLEKVDKTLKRAYGMVEDVLVKVEDHYIPVDFVILDTWEDKNESIILGRPFPSHC; this comes from the coding sequence ATGgcttgtaaaactagccaagGTGCTCTGGCATCAACCACCCATAGTTTCGTGCCTCAAACTAGGTCTTCCATTTGGAACTTGGAGATACAGGTTGGTCagttgagcaagaggatcccagaGATCCCTTCCaatactcttccaagcaatacagaggtAAATCCAAATGAAGAGTACAGGGCCCTCAGTATGGAGGTTGTGATCGAACCCAAGGAGGAACCTGTTGTTGAGGAGCTCAAGGAATTCAGAAAGCATGAGGAGACTGATAAGGTCACTCTGCACGCCCCTTTGCTGAGAGAGGAACTTGAAGAAtactcttcttcagaagatgatgaagagtCTAGGGAAGAGCAAATTGCTTGGTACCTAGCCATCTTCAGGAAGCTGAAAGCCAACTCCTCTCATACAGAGGCATTGAAGGGGGAATATGAGCTGGTAATACTggccaaggagtgcagtgccttGGTCCAGAAGAAGCTCCCTCAGAAGCTACTGGATCTCGGAAGCTCCCTGATTCCCTGTACTATAGGGACCATCACCTTTGAGAAGGCACTATGTGACCTTGGCTCAAGCATCAATCTGATGCCTCTATCTGTAATGAAAAGGCTAGGAATTCTAGAGGTGCAATGTAGCACAATTTCATTGGAGAAGGTAGACAAGACCCTAAAAAGGGCGTATGGTATGGTGGAGGATgtcctagtaaaggttgaggaCCATTACATCCCTGTGGACTTTGTGATTCTAGACACTTGGGAGGACaaaaatgaatccatcatccttggaagaccttttccTAGCCACTGCTAA